A genomic region of Friedmanniella luteola contains the following coding sequences:
- a CDS encoding Tad domain-containing protein, producing the protein MRDERGAVAVVVALLMVPVLGFAAISLDVAGLWWEKQQLRSGADAGALAIAQDCGKAGPACSAPAGTAQQMVTLNHPRSAATGTVTSLSAGRVTVRASATRTHVFAPVLGVDSTQVSAESTVAWGFPSGGRAVLPLAFSWCEWMQQTGGGLPSGSTPHTVYLTKTSGTVDCTGPSRNVVPGGFGWLTADSGTCSATTALGDVVMSDPGNSVPSGCSTTSVAALRSRNVLLPIFDSSAGTGSGARYHIFGYAAFIITGYDFGGQYSWNSPCNGNARCIRGYFAGFVDLTESFTYSPTAPALGAAVVDLIS; encoded by the coding sequence ATGAGGGACGAACGTGGTGCGGTCGCCGTGGTCGTCGCCCTGCTGATGGTGCCCGTCCTCGGGTTCGCGGCCATCAGCCTCGACGTGGCGGGCCTGTGGTGGGAGAAGCAGCAGCTGCGGAGCGGGGCGGACGCCGGGGCCCTGGCCATCGCCCAGGACTGCGGGAAGGCGGGCCCGGCCTGCTCGGCACCGGCCGGCACCGCGCAGCAGATGGTCACCCTCAACCACCCGCGGTCAGCGGCGACCGGAACGGTGACGAGTCTCTCGGCGGGCCGCGTCACCGTGCGGGCCAGCGCGACCCGGACCCACGTCTTCGCCCCGGTCCTCGGCGTCGACTCGACACAGGTCAGTGCCGAGTCCACCGTGGCCTGGGGCTTCCCGTCGGGCGGCCGGGCCGTCCTGCCCCTCGCGTTCTCCTGGTGCGAGTGGATGCAGCAGACCGGCGGCGGGCTGCCTTCTGGTTCGACCCCGCACACCGTCTACCTGACGAAGACCTCGGGGACCGTCGACTGCACGGGGCCGTCCCGCAACGTCGTCCCGGGCGGGTTCGGCTGGCTGACCGCCGACAGCGGCACCTGCAGCGCCACCACGGCGCTCGGCGACGTCGTGATGAGCGATCCGGGCAACTCCGTGCCCAGCGGGTGCTCGACGACCAGCGTCGCAGCGCTCCGGAGCAGGAACGTGCTGCTGCCGATCTTCGACTCGTCCGCGGGGACCGGCTCGGGCGCCAGGTACCACATCTTCGGGTACGCCGCCTTCATCATCACCGGCTACGACTTCGGGGGCCAGTACTCCTGGAACAGCCCCTGCAACGGCAACGCCCGGTGCATCCGGGGCTACTTCGCCGGGTTCGTCGACCTCACCGAGTCGTTCACCTACTCGCCCACGGCGCCCGCCCTCGGGGCCGCCGTGGTCGACCTCATCTCCTAG
- a CDS encoding PfkB family carbohydrate kinase has translation MTRFVVCGETLIDLVQDEQSSDDTFRTTWLALSAGGPMNSAVALGQLGDDVHFLGRISDDAFGGQLRGHITGAGVQLDLATESSQATSIAVVSLDAEGVASYTFHFDDTANFGWRAEELPVLQAQDWLHIASLSCVVSPGAEVLLAWMASVPSGVSYDINVRPTVITDPEAYWAKVQPWLRAVGRRRGVVKASDADIEFLARAGLAGDPVAIAAGWVEEYGLGLAVVTLGAGGGLAVEPGGAVTRVPGFPTEVVDTVGAGDTFMAGFLDGHAERGLGLAESLRRGAAAASIVCSRQGAQPPTTAEVEELLARG, from the coding sequence ATGACGCGTTTCGTGGTGTGCGGGGAGACCCTCATCGACCTGGTCCAGGACGAGCAGAGCTCGGACGACACCTTCCGGACGACCTGGCTGGCCCTCTCCGCGGGCGGTCCGATGAACTCCGCGGTCGCGCTCGGCCAGCTGGGCGACGACGTGCACTTCCTCGGCCGGATCTCCGACGACGCGTTCGGGGGCCAGCTGCGCGGCCACATCACCGGTGCCGGCGTGCAGCTGGACCTGGCCACGGAGTCGTCCCAGGCCACGTCCATCGCCGTCGTCAGCCTCGACGCCGAGGGCGTGGCCAGCTACACCTTCCACTTCGACGACACCGCGAACTTCGGCTGGCGGGCCGAGGAGCTGCCCGTGCTGCAGGCGCAGGACTGGCTGCACATCGCCTCGCTGTCCTGCGTCGTCAGCCCCGGCGCCGAGGTGCTGCTCGCGTGGATGGCGTCGGTGCCCTCCGGTGTCTCCTACGACATCAACGTCCGGCCGACGGTGATCACCGACCCGGAGGCCTACTGGGCCAAGGTGCAGCCGTGGCTGCGCGCCGTCGGGCGCCGCCGCGGGGTCGTCAAGGCCAGTGACGCCGACATCGAGTTCCTCGCCCGGGCGGGTCTCGCGGGCGACCCGGTCGCCATCGCCGCCGGCTGGGTGGAGGAGTACGGCCTGGGCCTGGCCGTGGTCACCCTGGGCGCCGGCGGCGGGCTCGCCGTCGAGCCGGGTGGCGCCGTGACCCGGGTGCCCGGGTTCCCGACCGAGGTCGTCGACACGGTCGGGGCCGGGGACACCTTCATGGCCGGCTTCCTCGACGGCCACGCCGAGCGCGGGCTGGGTCTGGCCGAGTCGCTGCGCCGGGGCGCCGCGGCGGCGTCGATCGTCTGCTCCCGGCAGGGCGCGCAGCCGCCGACGACGGCCGAGGTCGAGGAGCTGCTGGCCCGCGGCTGA
- a CDS encoding DUF4192 domain-containing protein, whose product MTVHRPQPLPDRPAASRGRPPDPHRLRVRRPADFLAVIPYLLGFHPEESLVVVLCRRGRVLLTARLDLPRPADAPGVAAQVRQLTTQHGVDALVLVGYGDDQGATRATLEQVRTGVVGAVPVREVVLVSRARWWSLSCTSGCCPAGGAVFDPDAHPLAAEAVYRGLVAGRSRAALVELVGGPGPDALPRLRGLVGLARSRWAGVDRPTAAAALAAAVEAAVAGGGAVDEEVAVRLAVLGLDLAVRDVGWALMSRSAAEGHQRLWAQVVAVAPPEVASAPVALLGAAAWIGGNGALLNCCVERLERDDPGCTLGHLLAELSERALPPSLWDEMVGGLRAEVGAVAGVPGLH is encoded by the coding sequence ATGACCGTCCACCGCCCGCAGCCCCTGCCCGACCGGCCCGCCGCCTCCCGGGGCCGGCCGCCGGACCCGCACCGCCTCCGGGTCCGACGGCCCGCAGACTTCCTGGCCGTCATCCCCTACCTGCTGGGTTTCCACCCCGAGGAGTCGCTGGTCGTCGTGCTCTGCCGCCGGGGCCGGGTGCTGCTGACGGCCCGGCTGGACCTCCCGCGCCCGGCCGACGCGCCGGGGGTGGCGGCGCAGGTGCGGCAGCTGACCACCCAGCACGGCGTCGACGCGCTGGTGCTGGTCGGCTACGGGGACGACCAGGGCGCCACCCGGGCCACCCTGGAGCAGGTCCGCACGGGCGTCGTCGGGGCCGTGCCGGTGCGCGAGGTGGTGCTGGTCAGCCGGGCCCGCTGGTGGTCGCTCAGCTGCACGAGCGGCTGCTGCCCGGCCGGCGGCGCGGTGTTCGACCCCGACGCCCACCCGCTGGCGGCGGAGGCGGTCTACCGGGGGCTGGTGGCCGGGCGGAGCCGTGCCGCGCTGGTCGAGCTGGTCGGGGGGCCGGGCCCCGACGCGCTGCCCCGGCTCCGCGGGCTGGTGGGGCTGGCCCGCTCCCGCTGGGCCGGGGTGGACCGGCCGACGGCGGCCGCCGCCCTGGCCGCCGCGGTCGAGGCCGCGGTGGCTGGTGGCGGGGCGGTGGACGAGGAGGTCGCCGTGCGGCTGGCCGTGCTGGGACTGGACCTCGCCGTGCGCGACGTCGGCTGGGCCCTGATGAGCCGGTCGGCCGCGGAGGGGCACCAGCGGCTCTGGGCGCAGGTGGTGGCCGTGGCGCCACCGGAGGTCGCGTCGGCTCCGGTCGCCCTGCTCGGGGCCGCGGCCTGGATCGGTGGCAACGGCGCCCTGCTCAACTGCTGCGTGGAGCGGCTGGAGCGCGACGACCCGGGCTGCACGCTCGGCCACCTGCTCGCCGAGCTCAGCGAGCGGGCGCTGCCGCCCAGCCTGTGGGACGAGATGGTCGGCGGCCTGCGCGCCGAGGTCGGCGCCGTGGCCGGCGTCCCGGGGCTCCACTAG
- the galE gene encoding UDP-glucose 4-epimerase GalE: MAWLVTGGAGYIGAHVVRAFVQAGTPVVVLDALTSGHPQFVPADVPFVRGTILDGDLVRHTLVEHEVTGVVHLAGFKYAGVSVTRPLLTYQQNVTGTATLLEQMQAVGVDQLVFSSSAATYGTPDVDLVTESTPTSPESPYGESKLIGEWLLADQEKAAGLRHTSLRYFNVVGSATPELYDTSPHNLFPVVLRLLAEGRTPQINGDDYPTPDGTCVRDYIHVEDLAATHLAAAHALADGRPLERVYNLGSGDGVSVRQIMTTIAEVTGLDFEPVVAPRRSGDPARIVASGELAARDLGWRMTHDLRSMVASAWEAQQRAAAR; encoded by the coding sequence ATGGCCTGGTTGGTGACCGGAGGGGCGGGCTACATCGGCGCGCACGTCGTCCGCGCGTTCGTGCAGGCCGGCACCCCGGTGGTGGTGCTCGACGCCCTGACCAGCGGCCACCCGCAGTTCGTGCCGGCCGACGTGCCCTTCGTCCGCGGGACGATCCTCGACGGCGACCTGGTGCGGCACACCCTCGTCGAGCACGAGGTCACCGGTGTCGTGCACCTCGCCGGTTTCAAGTACGCCGGGGTCTCGGTGACCCGGCCGCTGCTGACCTACCAGCAGAACGTGACCGGCACGGCGACCCTGCTCGAGCAGATGCAGGCGGTCGGGGTCGACCAGCTCGTCTTCTCCTCCTCCGCCGCCACCTACGGGACGCCCGACGTCGACCTGGTGACGGAGTCGACGCCGACCTCGCCCGAGTCCCCGTACGGGGAGTCGAAGCTGATCGGGGAGTGGCTGCTGGCTGACCAGGAGAAGGCGGCGGGTCTGCGGCACACCTCGCTGCGCTACTTCAACGTCGTCGGCTCGGCGACCCCGGAGCTCTACGACACCAGCCCGCACAACCTGTTCCCGGTCGTGCTGAGGCTGCTGGCGGAAGGTCGGACGCCGCAGATCAACGGCGACGACTACCCGACCCCGGACGGCACCTGCGTCCGCGACTACATCCACGTGGAGGACCTGGCCGCCACCCACCTGGCCGCCGCGCACGCGCTGGCCGACGGTCGCCCGCTCGAGCGGGTCTACAACCTGGGCAGCGGCGACGGCGTCTCGGTGCGGCAGATCATGACCACCATCGCCGAGGTGACCGGCCTAGACTTCGAGCCCGTGGTCGCGCCCCGGCGGTCCGGCGACCCCGCGCGGATCGTCGCCTCCGGCGAGCTGGCCGCCCGCGACCTGGGCTGGCGGATGACCCACGACCTGCGGTCCATGGTGGCCAGCGCCTGGGAGGCGCAGCAGCGGGCCGCCGCCCGCTGA
- a CDS encoding TadE/TadG family type IV pilus assembly protein, with protein sequence MTVSGGERGAAAVEFALVVPLLVLLVLGIAEFGRAYYLQTTLSGAAREGVRVMALRNDTGQARTAVRNAASPLVLSDAQIDVTPGSGTCLSTATSSPNATVTIRYTMTFATQLIGTTLDLQGKGVMRCGG encoded by the coding sequence ATGACCGTGAGCGGAGGCGAGCGTGGCGCGGCTGCCGTGGAGTTCGCCCTCGTCGTGCCCCTGCTCGTCCTCCTCGTCCTGGGGATCGCGGAGTTCGGGCGGGCCTACTACCTGCAGACGACCCTCTCGGGCGCGGCGCGCGAGGGCGTCCGGGTGATGGCCCTGAGGAACGACACCGGGCAGGCCCGGACCGCGGTCCGCAACGCCGCGAGCCCGCTGGTGCTGAGCGACGCCCAGATCGACGTCACGCCCGGCTCCGGCACCTGCCTCTCCACCGCGACGAGCTCGCCGAACGCCACCGTGACCATCCGGTACACCATGACGTTCGCGACCCAGCTCATCGGCACGACGCTGGACCTGCAGGGCAAGGGGGTCATGCGGTGCGGAGGATGA
- a CDS encoding Flp family type IVb pilin, which yields MTRAYAHLMALATVLGHRFEDREDRGATAVEYGLLVGLIAVVIIVAVTALGGRLDTLFRSVVTSLGGTTP from the coding sequence ATGACCCGTGCGTACGCACACCTGATGGCTCTCGCCACCGTTCTCGGCCACCGCTTCGAGGACCGCGAGGACCGCGGTGCCACCGCCGTCGAGTACGGCCTGCTGGTCGGCCTGATCGCCGTGGTGATCATCGTCGCCGTGACGGCCCTCGGTGGCCGCCTCGACACCCTGTTCCGCAGCGTCGTCACCTCCCTGGGCGGCACGACCCCCTGA
- a CDS encoding P-II family nitrogen regulator, protein MKLVTAIIKPHMLDEVKTALESFGIEGMTVSEASGFGRQRGHTEVYRGAEYTVDLVPKVRLEVLVDDEDAKDIIDVLVKSARTGRIGDGKVWSVPVDDIVRVRTGERGLDAL, encoded by the coding sequence ATGAAGCTCGTGACCGCGATCATCAAGCCGCACATGCTCGACGAGGTGAAGACCGCGCTGGAGTCCTTCGGGATCGAGGGCATGACGGTCAGCGAGGCCAGCGGTTTCGGCCGCCAGCGGGGTCACACGGAGGTCTACCGCGGCGCGGAGTACACCGTGGACCTGGTCCCGAAGGTGAGACTTGAGGTGCTCGTGGACGACGAGGATGCCAAAGACATCATCGACGTCCTGGTCAAGAGCGCTCGGACCGGCCGCATCGGTGACGGCAAGGTCTGGTCGGTGCCCGTGGACGACATCGTCCGTGTGCGCACCGGAGAGCGCGGGCTGGACGCGCTCTGA
- a CDS encoding Flp family type IVb pilin codes for MTRAYVHLLALATVAGYRLEKHFEDRKDRGATAVEYGLLVGLIAVVIIVAVTALGSRLNVLFRGIVTSLGGTTP; via the coding sequence ATGACCCGAGCGTACGTACACCTGCTCGCCCTCGCCACCGTCGCCGGCTACCGCCTCGAGAAGCACTTCGAGGACCGCAAGGACCGTGGCGCCACCGCCGTCGAGTACGGCCTGCTGGTCGGTCTGATCGCCGTCGTGATCATCGTCGCCGTGACCGCGCTCGGTAGCCGCCTCAACGTCCTGTTCCGCGGCATCGTCACCTCGCTGGGCGGCACCACTCCCTGA
- a CDS encoding [protein-PII] uridylyltransferase, which yields MRSGWATTSGPDRRRLLTGCVEDALVELWAEVGGPATGTALACVGSLARRELGPRSDVDLVLLHDGRDTAATDRLATSLWYPLWDSGVKLDHSVRTPAECADVAARELSAGVGLLDLRVVAGDAALVSGARTALIGAWRAGARKRLPELLASLDERLTRYGDAAYLLEPDLKEARGGFRDMAMLRALAATWLTDRPHSGVRGPYDQLLDVRDALHVSSGRTLDRLVAAEVDAVAERLGFPDPDDLHRGVSLAARRIGHAVDLTARSARAAVPQRRVLAFGRRERRPDYTEAEHGLIVHGGEVALGRTASPAAPATGLQAGALAASRGLVLSPVTAENLGHHALALPTPWPADAREALLQLLSSGPQLIPVWEALDLAGCISRWIPSWATISARPQHNPLHRHTVDRHSVQTVAEAQRHLTQVERPDLLLLACLFHDIGKIPGAGVDHAAVGAPIARAAVEAIGLPPADAELVELLVEHHLTLAALATKRDHADPATQAALVAAVRGRADVLDLLRYLTESDARAAGPAAWSPWRAQLINSLAEQVEGLLVADDSAEASRRVDIHRLVDVGLARSVALDGRPRVRVEPQPGGLQLLVAARDRLGLFSETAGLLASHGVQVRSAVLHTVDGVAVNTWRVDKQLTTDVPDPAFLVKQLERLEQGDTTVLAPVRRREARSLSADPVAEPWVELVEDASESAVVVEVRTQDRPGLLYALGEAVAQQRLSIRSAHASTLAGLAIDTFYLTEADGARPDAERARAALRGLGAAAGPGRPAAVAGC from the coding sequence ATCCGGTCCGGGTGGGCAACCACGTCCGGGCCGGATCGTCGGCGTCTGCTCACCGGGTGCGTCGAGGACGCGCTCGTCGAGCTGTGGGCGGAGGTGGGCGGACCGGCCACCGGCACCGCCCTCGCCTGCGTCGGCAGCCTGGCCCGCCGCGAGCTGGGCCCGCGCTCCGACGTCGACCTGGTGCTGCTGCACGACGGGCGTGACACGGCCGCCACCGACCGGTTGGCCACCAGCCTCTGGTACCCGCTGTGGGACAGCGGCGTGAAGCTCGACCACAGCGTCCGCACCCCCGCCGAGTGCGCCGACGTCGCTGCCCGGGAGCTGAGCGCCGGCGTCGGGCTGCTCGACCTGCGGGTCGTGGCCGGAGACGCCGCCCTGGTCAGCGGGGCGCGCACCGCCCTGATCGGGGCCTGGCGGGCGGGCGCCCGCAAGCGCCTGCCGGAGCTGCTGGCCTCGCTGGACGAGCGGCTCACCCGCTACGGGGACGCGGCCTACCTGCTGGAGCCGGACCTCAAGGAGGCCCGCGGCGGCTTCCGGGACATGGCCATGCTGCGCGCGCTGGCCGCCACCTGGCTGACCGACCGGCCGCACTCGGGCGTCCGCGGACCGTACGACCAGCTGCTCGACGTCCGCGACGCCCTGCACGTCAGCTCCGGTCGCACGCTCGACCGGCTGGTCGCCGCCGAGGTCGACGCCGTCGCCGAGCGGCTCGGCTTCCCCGACCCGGACGACCTGCACCGCGGCGTCAGCCTCGCGGCCCGCCGGATCGGGCACGCCGTCGACCTCACCGCCCGCAGCGCCCGGGCCGCCGTGCCGCAGCGGCGGGTGCTGGCCTTCGGCCGGCGCGAGCGCCGCCCGGACTACACCGAGGCCGAGCACGGGCTGATCGTGCACGGCGGGGAGGTGGCGCTGGGGCGCACGGCGTCACCGGCGGCACCCGCGACCGGCCTGCAGGCCGGCGCCCTCGCCGCGTCCCGCGGGCTGGTGCTGTCCCCGGTCACCGCCGAGAACCTGGGGCACCACGCGCTGGCGCTGCCCACCCCCTGGCCGGCGGACGCGCGCGAGGCCCTGCTGCAGCTGCTGTCCAGCGGGCCGCAGCTGATCCCCGTCTGGGAGGCGCTGGACCTGGCCGGCTGCATCAGCCGCTGGATCCCCTCCTGGGCCACCATCTCCGCCCGGCCGCAGCACAACCCGCTGCACCGGCACACGGTGGACCGGCACTCGGTGCAGACGGTGGCCGAGGCGCAGCGCCACCTCACCCAGGTCGAGCGGCCGGACCTGCTGCTGCTGGCCTGCCTGTTCCACGACATCGGCAAGATCCCCGGCGCCGGCGTCGACCACGCGGCGGTGGGCGCCCCCATCGCGCGGGCCGCGGTGGAGGCGATCGGGCTGCCGCCGGCGGACGCCGAGCTGGTGGAGCTGCTGGTGGAGCACCACCTCACGCTCGCCGCGCTGGCCACCAAGCGCGACCACGCCGACCCCGCCACCCAGGCCGCCCTCGTCGCGGCGGTGCGGGGCCGCGCCGACGTGCTGGACCTGCTGCGCTACCTCACCGAGTCCGACGCCCGGGCGGCCGGCCCGGCCGCCTGGTCGCCGTGGCGGGCCCAGCTGATCAACAGCCTCGCCGAGCAGGTCGAGGGACTGCTCGTGGCCGACGACAGCGCCGAGGCCTCGCGCCGGGTCGACATCCACCGGCTCGTCGACGTCGGGCTGGCCCGGTCGGTGGCGCTCGACGGGCGCCCGCGGGTGCGGGTGGAGCCGCAGCCGGGCGGGCTGCAGCTGCTGGTCGCGGCCCGGGACCGGCTCGGCCTGTTCAGCGAGACCGCCGGCCTGCTGGCCAGCCACGGTGTCCAGGTCCGCTCGGCGGTGCTGCACACGGTGGACGGGGTGGCGGTGAACACCTGGCGGGTGGACAAGCAGCTCACCACCGACGTGCCCGACCCGGCGTTCCTGGTCAAGCAGCTGGAGCGGCTGGAGCAGGGCGACACGACGGTGCTGGCCCCGGTCCGTCGGCGGGAGGCCCGGTCGCTGTCCGCCGATCCCGTCGCCGAACCCTGGGTGGAGCTGGTCGAGGACGCCAGCGAGAGCGCCGTCGTGGTGGAGGTCCGCACCCAGGACCGACCGGGCCTGCTCTACGCCCTGGGCGAGGCGGTGGCGCAGCAGCGCCTCTCCATCCGGTCGGCGCACGCCAGCACGCTCGCAGGCCTGGCGATCGACACCTTCTACCTCACCGAGGCCGACGGGGCCCGACCGGACGCCGAGCGGGCGCGCGCCGCCCTCCGCGGGCTCGGGGCCGCCGCCGGTCCCGGCCGCCCCGCCGCCGTCGCCGGCTGCTGA
- a CDS encoding DNA glycosylase AlkZ-like family protein yields the protein MTRLSADELARRTLVRQFPVVSGVDDAAVLELLDRLGPVQSQVPRSPFLTAASRLPGVERSTVRRLFEEHRLLKTSSLRGTVHTGVVAQYPGLDAVARRGRRGMVAAQLRLSRVTPEELLAELEAFAADAWRPRTEVVEHAGAWLAVHESAAVAASVTASPVAALLWGHSGLLRRPPDQRWETRTDVLHRRARSVVPGLPEPTFAVALAGLVRVHLGAVGPATRADLAFFCGTTLGAVDTAVADLGEALVRLDGPDGETFVDLAEPGPEGPGPVGVRLLPEFDALLVGFHGRHRTRFLDAEQLVEVWAKANGQFAPVVLREGRLVATWRTVAVRSSVRVEVRPLSRCRAPDEAELAEPAAAAARALGADLADVRVV from the coding sequence ATGACCCGGCTGAGCGCCGACGAGCTGGCCCGTCGCACCCTGGTCCGGCAGTTCCCCGTCGTCAGCGGCGTGGACGACGCCGCGGTGCTCGAGCTGCTGGACCGCCTGGGCCCCGTCCAGTCCCAGGTGCCGCGCTCCCCCTTCCTCACCGCGGCCTCCCGGCTGCCCGGGGTCGAGCGGTCGACCGTGCGCCGGCTGTTCGAGGAGCACCGGCTGCTGAAGACGAGCAGCCTCCGCGGCACCGTGCACACCGGCGTCGTCGCCCAGTACCCCGGGCTGGACGCGGTCGCCCGGCGGGGGCGGCGCGGCATGGTCGCCGCCCAGCTCCGGCTGAGCCGGGTCACGCCGGAGGAGCTGCTGGCCGAGCTGGAGGCCTTCGCCGCCGACGCCTGGCGGCCCCGGACCGAGGTGGTGGAGCACGCCGGGGCGTGGCTCGCGGTGCACGAGTCGGCGGCGGTGGCCGCGTCGGTGACCGCCAGCCCCGTGGCCGCCCTGCTCTGGGGTCACAGCGGCTTGCTGCGACGGCCGCCCGACCAGCGCTGGGAGACCCGGACGGACGTGCTGCACCGGCGCGCCCGCTCGGTCGTCCCCGGGCTGCCCGAGCCGACCTTCGCGGTGGCGCTGGCCGGCCTGGTCCGGGTGCACCTCGGCGCGGTCGGGCCGGCGACCCGGGCCGACCTGGCGTTCTTCTGCGGCACCACGCTGGGGGCGGTCGACACCGCCGTCGCGGACCTCGGCGAGGCGCTGGTCCGGCTCGACGGGCCGGACGGCGAGACCTTCGTCGACCTGGCGGAGCCGGGCCCGGAGGGTCCCGGGCCCGTCGGCGTCCGGCTGCTGCCCGAGTTCGACGCGCTGCTGGTCGGCTTCCACGGCCGGCACCGCACCCGGTTCCTGGACGCCGAGCAGCTGGTCGAGGTGTGGGCCAAGGCCAACGGGCAGTTCGCGCCGGTGGTGCTCCGCGAGGGTCGGCTGGTGGCCACCTGGCGCACCGTGGCCGTCCGCTCCTCGGTCCGGGTCGAGGTCCGGCCGCTCAGCCGCTGCCGGGCGCCGGACGAGGCGGAGCTGGCCGAGCCGGCGGCCGCCGCCGCGCGGGCGCTCGGCGCGGACCTGGCCGACGTCCGGGTGGTCTGA
- a CDS encoding ammonium transporter yields the protein MTPLEIDTGTTAWILTSASLVLLMTPGLALFYGGMVRAKSVLNMMMMSFGALALISVLWVLYGYSMAFGDDVGRGLLGDPLQYLGLKGLMSTDNTVTVVADPEQIATYPAMAFVGFQAVFAIITVALISGAIADRAKFSTWMIFSGIWASIVYFPVAHWVFDFSAGEHVGGWIANNLKAIDFAGGTAVHINAGVAGLALALVLGKRVGWRRDPMRPHNLTLVMIGAGLLWFGWFGFNAGSAVTANAAASTVWVNTMVATGAAALAWLVTEKIRDGHPTSLGAASGVVAGLVAITPACSAVSPVGAILVGLVAGVLCALAVGLKYKLGYDDSLDVVGVHLVGGLWGTLAIGFLATAEAPAGVDGLFYGGGVDQLWRQAVGALAVLVYSLVLTLIIGFALQKTIGFRLDEESEMAGIDNAEHAETGYDLGNLTSSLRGALSGTTAPRRADGDINHDEEATA from the coding sequence ATGACACCACTCGAGATCGACACCGGGACCACCGCGTGGATCCTGACCTCAGCCTCCCTGGTGCTGCTGATGACCCCGGGTCTGGCCCTGTTCTACGGGGGCATGGTCCGGGCCAAGAGCGTCCTCAACATGATGATGATGAGCTTCGGGGCGCTGGCTCTCATCTCCGTGCTGTGGGTGCTGTACGGCTACTCGATGGCGTTCGGCGACGACGTCGGCCGGGGCCTGCTGGGCGACCCGCTGCAGTACCTCGGCCTCAAGGGCCTGATGAGCACCGACAACACCGTCACGGTGGTCGCGGACCCCGAGCAGATCGCCACCTACCCCGCGATGGCCTTCGTCGGCTTCCAGGCCGTCTTCGCCATCATCACGGTGGCCCTGATCTCCGGCGCCATCGCCGACCGCGCCAAGTTCTCCACCTGGATGATCTTCTCCGGCATCTGGGCCTCGATCGTCTACTTCCCGGTCGCCCACTGGGTGTTCGACTTCTCCGCCGGTGAGCACGTCGGCGGCTGGATCGCGAACAACCTGAAGGCCATCGACTTCGCCGGTGGCACCGCCGTGCACATCAACGCCGGCGTCGCGGGCCTGGCCCTGGCCCTCGTGCTGGGCAAGCGGGTCGGCTGGCGGCGCGACCCCATGCGGCCGCACAACCTCACCCTCGTGATGATCGGCGCGGGCCTGCTGTGGTTCGGCTGGTTCGGCTTCAACGCCGGTTCGGCCGTCACCGCCAACGCCGCCGCCTCCACCGTCTGGGTGAACACGATGGTCGCGACCGGCGCTGCCGCGCTGGCGTGGCTCGTGACCGAGAAGATCCGCGACGGGCACCCGACGTCGCTGGGCGCGGCCTCCGGCGTGGTGGCGGGCCTGGTCGCGATCACCCCGGCCTGTTCAGCCGTCTCACCGGTCGGCGCCATCCTGGTCGGTCTCGTGGCCGGCGTCCTCTGCGCCCTGGCCGTCGGCCTGAAGTACAAGCTGGGCTACGACGACTCCCTCGACGTCGTCGGCGTCCACCTCGTGGGCGGCCTCTGGGGCACCCTGGCGATCGGCTTCCTGGCCACCGCCGAGGCCCCCGCGGGGGTCGACGGGCTGTTCTACGGCGGCGGCGTCGACCAGCTGTGGCGCCAGGCCGTCGGTGCGCTCGCCGTGCTGGTGTATAGCCTGGTCCTCACCCTCATCATCGGCTTCGCCCTGCAGAAGACCATCGGCTTCCGGCTGGACGAGGAGTCGGAGATGGCGGGGATCGACAACGCCGAGCACGCCGAGACCGGCTACGACCTGGGCAACCTGACCTCCAGCCTGCGGGGCGCCCTCTCCGGTACCACCGCCCCCCGTCGAGCGGACGGGGACATCAACCACGACGAGGAGGCCACCGCATGA